One Acidobacteriota bacterium genomic region harbors:
- a CDS encoding enoyl-CoA hydratase-related protein, with protein sequence MGNESDASRWVHRDEPVAGVARLVLDRPPVNALSRALVARLREEVDQVGRDAAARVILIAARGRAFCAGADLKERRGMSESEVRATVAGIGALTRAVAGLPQPTLAVISGAALGGGLELALACDLRIAARSAKLGLTECSLAIIPGAGGTQRMARIAGPAVAKKWIFSARVGTADDALADRIVDWVVDDDRLEEAALEQARAMARCGPVALRAAKTAIDAGLGAGSLEAGLAVEQACYQRVLPTEDRREALSAFVEKRPPRFSGR encoded by the coding sequence ATGGGCAACGAGTCTGACGCCTCCCGCTGGGTCCACCGGGACGAGCCCGTCGCGGGGGTCGCCCGCCTGGTTCTCGATCGCCCCCCCGTCAACGCCCTGTCCCGGGCCCTGGTGGCCCGGTTGCGCGAAGAAGTCGACCAGGTGGGGCGTGATGCCGCCGCACGGGTGATTCTCATCGCCGCCCGGGGTCGGGCTTTTTGTGCGGGAGCCGATCTCAAAGAGCGCCGCGGCATGAGCGAGAGCGAGGTGCGGGCCACGGTGGCGGGTATCGGCGCGCTGACCCGAGCTGTCGCCGGCTTGCCCCAGCCCACCCTGGCGGTGATCTCCGGCGCGGCGTTGGGGGGAGGCCTCGAACTGGCCCTGGCCTGCGACCTGCGCATCGCCGCACGGTCGGCGAAACTCGGGTTGACCGAATGTTCGCTGGCCATCATCCCGGGTGCCGGGGGGACTCAGCGCATGGCTCGCATCGCGGGGCCCGCGGTGGCCAAGAAGTGGATTTTCTCCGCCCGGGTGGGCACCGCGGACGACGCCCTGGCCGACCGTATCGTGGACTGGGTGGTCGATGACGATCGGCTCGAGGAAGCCGCCCTCGAGCAGGCCCGCGCCATGGCGCGCTGCGGCCCCGTGGCCCTGCGGGCGGCCAAGACCGCCATCGATGCGGGACTCGGCGCGGGCAGTCTCGAAGCCGGCCTGGCCGTCGAACAGGCCTGCTACCAGCGGGTGCTGCCCACCGAGGACCGGCGCGAGGCTCTCAGCGCCTTCGTGGAAAAGCGTCCCCCTCGTTTTTCGGGCCGCTGA
- a CDS encoding COX15/CtaA family protein: MSESIAPAPDRGAIVALAFGTTVAMWAVGYFCRIPPARVPSPLLLGGLLALVFAGGVVAGKTTGRGAAAGLATGLLAAVLNMLILGSLLSGDAPGTLAPSALWWFPGALALGAALGAVGGWVGSRRRGAATRELNWLWLLVVVDLVATGLLIGVGGLVTSWEAGLAVVDWPNSFGYNMFLYPLSRMTGGIYYEHAHRLFGSLVGLTTLVLAFRFFRDERGRRWRWLALAALVMVAVQGLLGGLRVTGKLTLTTDPSQVSPSLTLAMVHGVFGQLFLSVLAALAAFTSTAWSRATPTPHPSARLDQRLSAGLAVVVVIQLMLGALVRHVESQQMDAGIVTHVSLAGLVAVAALIAGLRAWGAHREIPILRRLGAWLLWIMPLQLLLGLGALVAVLFRGGRGEPSWTEVLVATAHQLNGALLLGLCVLLACWTRRLLRTPA, translated from the coding sequence ATGTCCGAGTCCATCGCACCCGCCCCGGATCGGGGCGCCATCGTCGCTCTCGCCTTCGGGACCACGGTGGCCATGTGGGCCGTAGGCTATTTCTGCCGCATCCCCCCGGCCCGGGTCCCCAGTCCCCTGCTGCTGGGCGGCCTGCTGGCCCTGGTCTTCGCCGGCGGCGTGGTCGCCGGCAAGACCACCGGGCGGGGCGCGGCGGCCGGGCTGGCCACGGGCCTGCTCGCCGCCGTCCTCAACATGCTGATCCTCGGCAGCCTCCTGTCGGGCGATGCTCCGGGCACCCTGGCCCCCTCGGCCCTCTGGTGGTTCCCCGGCGCCCTGGCGCTGGGCGCCGCGCTGGGCGCCGTCGGCGGCTGGGTCGGATCGCGTCGGCGAGGGGCCGCGACCCGGGAACTCAACTGGCTGTGGCTGCTGGTCGTCGTCGACCTGGTCGCCACGGGCCTGCTGATCGGCGTGGGCGGCCTGGTCACCAGCTGGGAGGCGGGCCTGGCCGTCGTCGACTGGCCGAATTCCTTCGGCTACAACATGTTTCTCTATCCGCTGTCGCGCATGACCGGGGGCATCTACTACGAGCATGCCCACCGCCTGTTCGGCTCGCTGGTCGGACTGACCACCCTGGTGCTGGCCTTCCGCTTCTTCCGCGACGAGCGCGGCCGGCGCTGGCGATGGCTCGCCCTGGCCGCCCTGGTGATGGTGGCCGTGCAAGGACTTCTCGGCGGCCTGCGGGTCACCGGCAAACTGACTCTCACGACCGATCCCTCCCAGGTTTCACCCAGCCTGACCCTGGCCATGGTCCATGGAGTCTTCGGGCAGCTCTTCCTGTCGGTGCTCGCCGCCCTGGCGGCCTTCACCTCCACCGCCTGGAGTCGGGCGACCCCCACGCCCCACCCCTCCGCCCGCCTCGATCAGAGGCTCTCCGCGGGGCTGGCCGTGGTGGTCGTGATCCAGCTCATGCTCGGCGCCCTGGTCCGTCACGTGGAAAGTCAGCAAATGGACGCGGGCATCGTGACCCACGTTTCCCTGGCCGGCCTGGTGGCGGTCGCCGCGCTGATCGCCGGCCTGCGCGCGTGGGGCGCCCACCGGGAGATCCCGATTCTCCGGCGGCTCGGCGCCTGGCTGTTGTGGATCATGCCGCTCCAGCTTCTGCTGGGACTCGGCGCCCTGGTGGCCGTGCTCTTCCGCGGCGGCCGGGGCGAGCCCTCCTGGACCGAGGTACTGGTCGCCACGGCCCATCAGCTCAACGGCGCCCTGCTACTGGGCCTGTGCGTGCTTCTCGCCTGCTGGACCCGTCGCCTGCTCAGAACTCCGGCCTAA